Proteins found in one Hevea brasiliensis isolate MT/VB/25A 57/8 chromosome 18, ASM3005281v1, whole genome shotgun sequence genomic segment:
- the LOC131175843 gene encoding uncharacterized protein LOC131175843, with protein MPSYAKFLKEILSKKSKLEDYETIALAEECNAILQNKLPPKLKDQGSFSIPCLIDNMKIDKAFCDLGTSVSLIPLSICWKLDVGELKPTTISLQLANQSVKYPVGILENIPIKVGKFFIPVDFVILEMEEDVQIPTILGRPFLATSRAIIDVKNGRLTLKVGEEEVEFNLLKAIKHKLKPNECLRVDIIDKLVEEEFHKTYSEDPPEACIVHSHTVDNENTKITVCAKSLEASPSLLLAQVLQVEELKED; from the coding sequence atgccatcctatgctaaGTTCCTTAAAGAGATTCTTTCAAAGAAGAGCAAGTTGGAAGATTATGAGACTATTGCTCTTGCAGAGGAATGCAATGCTATATTGCAAAATAAACTGCCACCAAAGCTTAAGGATcaaggaagcttctccataccttgtcttATTGACAACATGAAAATAGATAAGGCATTCTGTGATCTAGGAACAAGTGTGAGTCTGATACCTCTATCAATATGTTGGAAGCTGGATGTAGGGGAGCTCAAACCCACAACAATTTCACTACAATTGGCTAATCAGTCTGTCAAGTACCCAGTAGGCATCCTAGAAAACATCCCCATCAAGGTGGGAAAATTCTTCATCCCTGTTGATTTTGTTATCCTGGAAATGGAAGAGGATGTCCAAATTCCTACCATATTGGGAAGGCCTTTCTTGGCAACCTCCAGAGCTATCATCGATGTTAAAAATGGGCGTttaactctcaaggtaggagaggaagaagtggaattcaacctgCTCAAAGCAATAAAGCATAAACTTAAACCTAATGAATGCCTAAGAGTTGACATAATCGACAAGctagttgaagaggaatttcataaaacatattcTGAAGATCCTCCTGAAGCATGCATAGTGCACAGCCACACAGTAGATAATGAAAACACAAAAATTACAGTTTGTGCAAAATCTTTAGAAGCTAGTCCATCCCTACTCTTAGCTCAAGTTCTCCAGGTGGAAGAGCTAAAGGAGGACTAA